A single window of Algiphilus sp. DNA harbors:
- the leuB gene encoding 3-isopropylmalate dehydrogenase: MTAKLLLLPGDGIGPEVVGEAERVLAALRDGFGLDASWEHGLIGGAAIDAENDPLPAATLEAARAADATLLGAVGGPKWEAIERSIRPERGLLRIRAELGLYANLRPALLFGELAGSSSLRPELVADLDILIVRELTGGIYFGQPRGIRDDNGERVGYNTEVYSESEIARIARSAFEAAHRRDRRVCSVDKANVLESSELWREVVTTVAQDYPDCELSHMYVDNAAMQLVRAPKQFDVLVTGNLFGDILSDIAAMLTGSIGMLPSASINEARQGLYEPVHGSAPDIAGRDVANPLATILSLAMLLRHSLDRGDLADRVERAVARVLADGLRTGDLAAPGAEATGTRAMGDAVLARLAD, translated from the coding sequence ATGACCGCGAAACTGTTGCTGCTGCCGGGTGACGGCATCGGACCCGAAGTGGTGGGCGAGGCCGAGCGCGTGCTGGCCGCCCTGCGCGACGGCTTCGGGCTCGACGCGAGCTGGGAGCACGGGCTGATCGGCGGTGCCGCCATCGACGCCGAGAACGACCCGCTGCCGGCGGCGACGCTGGAAGCCGCACGCGCGGCCGACGCCACGCTGCTGGGCGCGGTCGGCGGCCCGAAATGGGAGGCCATCGAGCGGTCCATCCGCCCCGAGCGCGGTCTGCTGCGCATCCGGGCCGAGCTCGGCCTCTACGCCAATCTGCGGCCGGCGCTGCTGTTCGGCGAGCTGGCCGGCTCGTCGTCGCTGCGCCCGGAGCTGGTCGCGGATCTGGACATCCTCATCGTGCGCGAGCTAACCGGCGGCATCTACTTCGGCCAGCCGCGCGGCATCCGCGACGATAACGGTGAGCGGGTCGGCTACAACACCGAGGTCTACAGCGAGTCGGAGATCGCCCGCATCGCGCGCTCGGCCTTCGAGGCCGCGCACAGGCGCGACCGCCGCGTCTGCTCGGTGGACAAGGCCAATGTGCTGGAATCGTCGGAGCTGTGGCGCGAGGTCGTCACCACGGTGGCGCAGGACTATCCGGACTGCGAGCTGTCGCACATGTACGTCGACAATGCCGCCATGCAGCTGGTGCGCGCGCCCAAGCAGTTCGACGTGCTGGTCACCGGCAATCTCTTCGGGGACATCCTGTCCGACATCGCCGCCATGCTCACCGGCTCCATCGGCATGCTGCCCTCCGCTTCGATCAACGAGGCCCGCCAGGGGCTCTACGAGCCGGTGCACGGCAGCGCCCCGGACATCGCGGGCCGGGATGTCGCCAATCCGCTCGCCACCATCCTGTCGCTGGCCATGCTGCTGCGGCATTCGCTGGACCGGGGCGATCTCGCGGATCGCGTCGAGCGCGCCGTGGCGCGCGTGCTGGCCGACGGGCTGCGCACCGGCGATCTGGCCGCTCCGGGCGCCGAGGCCACGGGCACGCGGGCCATGGGCGACGCTGTGCTGGCACGGCTGGCGGACTAG
- the leuD gene encoding 3-isopropylmalate dehydratase small subunit — protein sequence MEAFTTHRGRMLPLDRSNVDTDAIIPKQYLKSIRRTGFGPFLFDDWRYLDPGTLDIDPGTRRPNPDFVLNEADRAGASVLLARENFGCGSSREHAVWALADYGIRCVIAPSFADIFFSNCFKNGVLPVVLKADEVDQLMHVATASPAREVEIDLAAQTVASDDLRFTFDIDPQRKHNLLEGLDEIGITLSAHADAIRAYEARRRQEAPWLFREDSV from the coding sequence ATGGAAGCCTTCACGACCCACCGCGGCCGCATGCTGCCGCTCGACCGTTCCAACGTCGATACCGACGCGATCATTCCCAAGCAGTACCTCAAGTCGATCCGCCGCACCGGGTTCGGACCGTTCCTGTTCGACGACTGGCGCTATCTCGACCCGGGTACGCTCGACATCGACCCCGGCACCCGCCGCCCGAATCCGGATTTCGTGCTCAACGAGGCGGATCGCGCCGGCGCCAGCGTGCTGCTGGCCCGCGAGAACTTCGGCTGCGGCTCGTCGCGCGAGCATGCCGTGTGGGCGCTGGCCGACTACGGCATCCGCTGCGTGATCGCGCCGAGCTTTGCGGACATCTTCTTCAGCAACTGCTTCAAGAACGGCGTGCTGCCGGTTGTTCTGAAAGCGGATGAGGTGGACCAGCTCATGCACGTCGCGACCGCTTCGCCGGCGCGCGAGGTGGAGATCGATCTGGCCGCCCAGACCGTCGCCAGCGACGATCTCCGCTTCACCTTCGACATCGACCCGCAGCGCAAGCACAACCTGCTGGAGGGTCTCGACGAGATCGGCATCACGCTGAGCGCGCATGCCGACGCCATCCGTGCCTACGAGGCGCGTCGCCGCCAGGAAGCGCCCTGGCTGTTCCGGGAGGATTCGGTATGA
- the leuC gene encoding 3-isopropylmalate dehydratase large subunit, producing the protein MSGQTLYEKIWNQHVVQRFGDGAALLYIDRQLVHEVTSPQAFEGLRLAGRKPWRVDANLAVPDHNVPTVNRAGGIADAISRAQLEALDANCAEFGITKFDLLDVRQGIVHVIGPEQGATLPGMTVVCGDSHTSTHGAFGALAFGIGTSEVEHVLATQTLAMWPARTMRVNVNGKVGKGVTAKDIVLAVIGRIGTAGGTGHVIEYAGEAIRDLSMEGRMTVCNMSIEAGARAGLIAADQTTIDYIRGRPFAPSGEDWDKAVAAWRELHSDADAVFDCEIDLDAADIAPQVSWGTSPEMVAPVTARVPDPAEEADAGRRGGMERALTYMGLQAGTPLAEIAVDKVFIGSCTNARIEDLRAAAEVVRGRRRADGVKLAMVVPGSGLVRRQAEEEGLDRIFIEAGFEWREPGCSMCLAMNADRLEAGERCASTSNRNFEGRQGAGGRTHLVSPAMAAAAGIAGHFVDVREL; encoded by the coding sequence ATGAGCGGGCAGACCCTCTACGAGAAGATCTGGAACCAGCACGTCGTGCAGCGCTTCGGCGACGGCGCGGCGCTGCTCTACATCGATCGCCAGCTGGTGCACGAAGTCACCTCGCCGCAGGCCTTCGAGGGCCTGCGCCTGGCCGGGCGCAAGCCCTGGCGCGTGGACGCCAACCTGGCCGTGCCCGACCACAACGTGCCCACGGTCAACCGCGCCGGCGGCATCGCCGACGCGATCTCGCGCGCCCAGCTCGAGGCGCTCGACGCCAACTGCGCCGAGTTCGGCATCACCAAGTTCGATCTGCTCGATGTCCGCCAGGGCATCGTGCACGTCATCGGCCCCGAGCAGGGCGCGACGCTCCCCGGCATGACGGTGGTCTGCGGCGACTCGCACACCTCAACGCACGGCGCCTTCGGTGCGCTGGCCTTCGGCATCGGCACCTCCGAGGTCGAGCACGTGCTGGCCACGCAGACGCTGGCGATGTGGCCGGCCAGGACCATGCGCGTCAACGTCAACGGCAAGGTCGGCAAGGGCGTCACCGCCAAGGACATCGTGCTCGCCGTCATCGGCCGCATCGGCACCGCCGGCGGCACCGGGCACGTCATCGAGTACGCCGGCGAAGCCATCCGCGATCTCTCCATGGAAGGCCGCATGACGGTCTGCAACATGAGCATCGAGGCGGGTGCCCGCGCCGGGCTCATCGCTGCGGACCAGACCACCATCGACTACATCCGCGGGCGCCCCTTTGCACCGTCGGGCGAGGACTGGGACAAGGCGGTGGCGGCCTGGCGCGAGCTGCACAGCGACGCCGACGCGGTGTTCGACTGCGAGATAGACCTCGACGCTGCCGACATCGCGCCGCAGGTCAGCTGGGGCACCTCGCCGGAGATGGTGGCGCCGGTCACCGCGCGCGTGCCGGATCCCGCCGAGGAGGCCGATGCCGGCCGCCGCGGCGGCATGGAGCGGGCGCTGACCTACATGGGCCTTCAGGCCGGCACGCCGCTGGCCGAGATCGCGGTCGACAAGGTATTCATCGGCTCGTGCACCAATGCGCGCATCGAGGACCTGCGCGCGGCCGCCGAGGTGGTGCGCGGCCGCAGGCGCGCCGACGGCGTCAAGCTCGCCATGGTGGTGCCGGGCTCCGGCCTGGTGCGCCGTCAGGCCGAGGAGGAGGGGCTGGACCGCATCTTCATCGAGGCCGGTTTCGAGTGGCGCGAGCCCGGCTGCTCGATGTGCCTCGCGATGAACGCCGACCGCCTCGAGGCCGGGGAGCGCTGCGCCTCGACCTCCAACCGCAATTTCGAGGGCCGCCAGGGCGCGGGTGGGCGTACCCACCTGGTCTCGCCCGCGATGGCGGCTGCGGCCGGCATCGCCGGCCACTTCGTCGACGTCCGGGAGTTGTAG